DNA from Streptomyces sp. Edi4:
GGCAGACCGGCGGCGGGCGCGCCGGGACCGACGGGGTTGGTGATCCGCAGCACCACGGCGTCAAGGCCGCTGGTGGTGACGGCCATGGTGCCCGCCAGTTTGGTGGCGCCGTACAGCGTTGTCGGGCGGGCCGGTGACTGCTCGGTGACGCGCTCACCGATGCCGGCCGGCCCGTACTCGGCCGCCGAGCCGAGATGGACGAGCCGGACGGCGGGCACGGCCTCGCGCAGCGCCGCACACAGCACGGCGGGCGCCCGGACGTTGACCTCGGCCAGCGCCACCGGCTGCGGGCCCACCGCGCCGGCGCAGTTGATCACGGCGTCGGGCGCGAGCGCGAAGAGCCGCTCGGCGAGCGGCCCCGGGGTGACGGTGGCGAGGTCCACGGCGAGGTCCGCCAGCGGCCCCCGCCCCCCGGTGAGGAACCGCACACCGGGCATCTCGCGCAGCTCCCGGGCGACATGGCCGCCCAGGTAGCCGCTGTGGCCCAGTACGAGGATGCGCATGGACGCCTCAGGCCCCCTTGAGGAGCAACGAGCGGTACGTCGTGAACTCCGCGTTGGCCCGGTCGTAGTCGTCCGGGCGCCCTATGTCGAGCCAATAGCCGTCGAAGGCGTAGGCGTGCGGCGGGGTCTTGGCCTTGAGGAGGTCCAGGACCAGCTCGTCGAAGCCCAGCGGAAGCCCCTCGGTGTAGCCGGCGAGCGTGTCGCGGGTGAGGCCGTAGACCCCCATCGACACCCGGTAGTCCATGCTGGGCTTCTCGGTGAAGCCGACGACCTTGGTGTCGTCGGTGGTCAGCACCCCGAAGTCGATGTGCACCTTGCGGGCGTAGGTGGCGATGGTCAGCGGCGCGCCGCTGGCGCGGTGGCGGGTGAGCACGTCCGCGTAGTCGAGGTCGGTCAGGATGTCCCCGTTCATGACGAGGAAGGACTCGGGCAGCCGGTCGCGCATCGTCAGGAGCGGGCCGATGGTGCCCAGCGGGCTCTCCTCGGTGCTGTAGTCGACCTTCAGACCCCAGCGTTCGCCGTCACCCACGTAGGCGCGGATGATGTGGCCGAGATGGCCGATGGCGATGGTGCAGCTGGTGAAGCCGGCGGCCGCGAGCTGGCGCAGCACGATCTCCAGGATCGCGTGCTGGTCGCCGATCGGGACCAGAGGTTTGGGCAGCGCCGTGGTGTACGGCCGCAGCCGGACTCCCTTGCCTCCGGCGAGTATCACTACATGCATGGGTGCCTCCCTGAGAGTGGGGACCGCGAAGTCAGATGTTGTAGATGCCGGTCTTGTAGCGGGCCAGGTTGCCCGGGTCGCGGAAGAACTCCGCAGTGCGCTCAAGGCCGGCTTCGAGGCTGAACTCCGGCTGCCAGCCGGTCGCTTCGGTGAGCCGGCTCGCGTCCGCGACCAGCCGCATCACCTCGGAGTTGGCCGGCCTGATGCGCTGTCCGTCCTCCTGGACGTCGAGTTCGGCGCCCATCACCTTGCCGATCAGGCGCACCAGGTCGCCCACCGATATCTCGGTGCCGGTCCCCGCGTTGAAGGTCCGCCCCACCACGCGCTCGGCGGGGGCGGTGCCCACGGCGAGGAAGGCCCGCGCGGTGTCGACGGCGAAGGTGAAGTCACGCGTGGGGCGCAGGTCGCCGAGTGTGATGGTGCGCGAACCCGCCGCGACCTGGCCGATGACGGTGGGGATCACCGCCCGCATCGACTGGCGCGGGCCATAGGTGTTGAAGGGGCGCAGCGTGACGACCGGGGTGGCGAAGCTGGCGTAGTAGCTGTCCGCGAGCCGGTCTCCGCCCGCCTTCGAAGCGGCATACGGCGACTGGGTGTTGATGGGGTGGTCCTCGGTGATCGGCACGGTCCGCGCGGTGCCGTACGTCTCGCTGGTCGAGGTGTGCACCAGGCGCGGCGTCTCCAGGGCGCGGACGGCCTCCAGGACGTTGAGGGTGCCGGTGACGTTGGTGTCCACATAGCTGTGCGGGGCCTGATAGGAGTACGGGATCGCGATGAGGGCCGCCAAGTGGTAGACGGCCTCGGCGCCTTCGGCCAGGGCGCGCACCGAGCCCGGGTCGCGGACATCGCCCAGGACGATCTCCACCTGGTCCAGGACGTCGGCGGACAGGGTCTCGAGCCAGCCGTAGGAGGAGAAGGAGTTGTACTGGGCCATCGCGCGGACCCGGTGCCCGGAGGCGACCAGGGCCTCGGTGAGGTGCGATCCGATGAAGCCTTCGGCTCCGGTGACGGCGACAAGCGGTGCGGAGGTCAACTTCCGCTCCTTCCAAGGTGGTTCGGTACATCGAAGTGCCGAAACGTGCGGTGATCGTTCAGGTGCGTTCGGTGAGGCCCGTGGTGCGGGTGGTGCCGTTCGGGCCGTGGTGCGGGGGTCAGGCGTGGACGGTGGGCCGCCCGAGCAGGTGCAGGGTGGCGC
Protein-coding regions in this window:
- a CDS encoding sugar phosphate nucleotidyltransferase, producing MHVVILAGGKGVRLRPYTTALPKPLVPIGDQHAILEIVLRQLAAAGFTSCTIAIGHLGHIIRAYVGDGERWGLKVDYSTEESPLGTIGPLLTMRDRLPESFLVMNGDILTDLDYADVLTRHRASGAPLTIATYARKVHIDFGVLTTDDTKVVGFTEKPSMDYRVSMGVYGLTRDTLAGYTEGLPLGFDELVLDLLKAKTPPHAYAFDGYWLDIGRPDDYDRANAEFTTYRSLLLKGA
- a CDS encoding NAD(P)-dependent oxidoreductase, with product MRILVLGHSGYLGGHVARELREMPGVRFLTGGRGPLADLAVDLATVTPGPLAERLFALAPDAVINCAGAVGPQPVALAEVNVRAPAVLCAALREAVPAVRLVHLGSAAEYGPAGIGERVTEQSPARPTTLYGATKLAGTMAVTTSGLDAVVLRITNPVGPGAPAAGLPGRLARQLGDLGPDAVVRLGDLSAHRDFVDARDVAHAAVLAATGASPLPPVLNIASGRAVPVRELVGELVRAAGFRGRIEEDAGGSERSADVPWQCSDPGAARTTLGWSARRSLADSVSALWAAVRSGPDREPVR
- a CDS encoding SDR family NAD(P)-dependent oxidoreductase, with the protein product MTSAPLVAVTGAEGFIGSHLTEALVASGHRVRAMAQYNSFSSYGWLETLSADVLDQVEIVLGDVRDPGSVRALAEGAEAVYHLAALIAIPYSYQAPHSYVDTNVTGTLNVLEAVRALETPRLVHTSTSETYGTARTVPITEDHPINTQSPYAASKAGGDRLADSYYASFATPVVTLRPFNTYGPRQSMRAVIPTVIGQVAAGSRTITLGDLRPTRDFTFAVDTARAFLAVGTAPAERVVGRTFNAGTGTEISVGDLVRLIGKVMGAELDVQEDGQRIRPANSEVMRLVADASRLTEATGWQPEFSLEAGLERTAEFFRDPGNLARYKTGIYNI